The Acinetobacter chinensis genomic sequence AGAGGCACTTTTACAGACGCAGTACTGGAAACAGGCACTGATGATTGCACTGCTGGCAACTGCCATCCCTTATGCACTGGATCTGATGGCACTGAAACAGCTGAGTAAGCTCAGTTATGGAACTTTATCCAGTCTTTCCCCTGCTATTGGTGCCGTCACAGGAATGATCCTGCTCAAAGAGCACATTACTTTTTATCAGTGTATTGCGCTGGTCTGCATTATGGCAGCATCGATTGGAGTGACGTTCAGGGCTAAACCTGAACCCACCCAGTAAGCAGATTGCTGTTATTTCAGGCATAAAAAAAGATGGTTAAAACCATCTTTTTTTTCATTTTAGAGAATCTCTCATCTCAGGCTGAGAAAAACATCTGATAGCTGAGTCGGACTATCAGCACAGACACCAGTATCAGAAACAGAATACGGATAAAACCACTGCCGTATTTCAGTGCCAGTTTTACACCGACCACAGAGCCGAGCATATTGGCAACCGCCATAATACATCCCACGGTCAGCAGCACATGCCCCGAAGGAATAAAAAAGCTCAGTGCTGCCAGGTTGGTCATGACATTTCCAATTTTGGCCAGCGCGGCAGCGTGCAGGAAATCCACCCTTAAGTAGCGGATAAAATAAAAGATAAAGAAGCTGCCCGTTCCTGGTCCAAACAGCCCGTCATAGAAACCGATTGCAAGACTTCCTGCTCCCGCCAGCAGTAAAATTTTAGGCGTGATGCTCTGAGGGGTATGAATCTGACCAAACTGTTTTTTCATTAATGTATAAACAGCCATAACTATCAGCATGATCAGGACAAAAGGCTGAAGTACACTTTTGGGAATCATGGCAACACTGGCTGCACCCAGAAATGCACTGACCATGGCACAGATACCCACCACGATCAGCAGCTTCCATTCAAACCGCACTTTTCTGGAAAAAGACCAGGCTGAGGTTGCTGTACCAACCACTGCTGCCAGTTTATTGGTTCCAAACAGGGTGGCTGGTGCAAGCTGAGGATATGCACCCATCAGTGCCGGAATCTGAATTAATCCGCCACCACCCACAGCCGCATCAATGGTGCCTGCACAGAATGCAAAAAAGATCAGGCTGAGAATAATCTCCATGTCCATACTGCCTCACCTCTTTTTATCATTCATTCAAAAATAAAAATTATAGGTTCAAAACCCGTTTTGGTACCAGCCGTTTTTTGTCAGTAATTTCAGCAAGTCCGAGACACTTTTCACCATCAAACACCAGCACCTGTTCCTGTGCCGCATGATCAATATTGCTTTCCATACCACGGCAGAAAAACTCTGCACGCCCTTCTGGAACCTGAATTTTCAGAAAATGATCCACCGGCGCATAAACAGGCAACAGCAGCGCATCACGCTCTGCTTCATCCAGGCTTTCCAGATATTCAATGGTGTACTCCTGAATCAACTCAAAATGCCCGGTCTGAATGCGGTGCAGATATGTGAGATGACCAAACGTACCCAGTGCCTGTGCAATATCTTCACCAAGTACACGGATATAGGTTCCTTTTGAACAGGTCACATCCAGGCTGATACTGTTTTCTGTAAAGCCGAGCAGCTGAATGGATTCAATTGTGATCGGTCGGGCTTCACGCTCAATTTCAATTCCCTTTCGCGCAAGCTCATATAAAGGACGACCATCTTTTTTCAGTGCCGAATACATCGGTGGAACCTGTGAAATATCACCTGTAAATGCATTCAGTACCGCCTGAATTTTTTCTTCAGTCAGTTCTTCAACTGCTTTTTCCTGAAATTTTTCACCTTCAACATCACCTGTGGTGGTGCTGTGCCCCAGATAAACTGTGGTCTGATAGCGTTTGGTGGATTCCAGCAGATAATGAGAAAACTTGGTTGCTTCTCCCAGACAGACAGGTAAAAGACCAGAAGCCAGTGGATCAAGCGCACCGGTATGTCCTGCTTTCTGTGCTCTGAACAACCAGCGAACCCGTTGCAGTGCTGCATTGGAGCTAATACCTAAAGGTTTGTTCAGTAAAAAAACACCACTGAGATGGCGGCGCTGGATACGGGATGAAGATTGTTTCATATAAAAAGCTGACAGAATCGGACTGTGCAATGGTAACAATGTGCCTGCTGTATTTACAACTTTTCGCTAACAGCTCTGATAATTTATGGCATATTTAAAAGCGCTGAATTCAAACAATAAAAACATCCCACAGGTATGCAGGAATGCAAAAAAATAAATTATGGATATTACTGATCATTGCTGTCATTGCAACGGGCGCTCTGATCTACTGGCTGGCACCATCATCATCAACAGGGACAGAGCAGAACAGTCCCCCTTCCGAACAGAATCTGCTTCAGCAGACTGAAGAACAGGCTGCTTCTTCTGCACAGACCGATCCTTTCAGCAGTAAAAGCCAGCAGGACACTGAGGTGAACTGTCAGATGCAGCTCGATGCGGGCAACAGGCTGATTGTAAATGAGCAAACGCGGGACTGTTTTGAATATTTCATTACCCAGATGGGTGAAAAAAATATGGATCAGATCCAGCAGAGTTTCAAAGCATATATAGAAAAAAGCTACAAAGAACCTGCCCTGGGGCAGATTATTGATTTGTGGAACCGTTATCTGCAATACAGACAGCAGCTGGGTACGCTCAAATCCCCAGGCGGCAGCCAGGAAGAACCTGGATACTATGCTGCAATCTTCAATGATATGAAAAATCTGAGAAAGCAGTTCTTTTCAGCTTATGAAATTGAAGGTCTGTTTGGTACTGAAGATATTTATAATGACTACACCATTGAGCGCATGAAAGTTCTGGCAGATAAAAAACTGTCCGAATCGGAAAAAGCCAAAAAACTGAAAGCACTTTTTGATGATTTACCCGAGGACTGGAAAGAAAACCTGGAACAGCTGAATAAACTGGAAGATCTGCGCAAACTGACTGCCGACATTAAAGCCCGTGGGGGATCAGCTGAAGAACTGCATCAGATGCGCACCAGTCTGGTCGGAGCTGAAGCCACTGCCCGACTGGAAACACTGGATGTTCAGCGGGGTCAGTGGAAAAATAATATCAACAGTTACCTCAGTGAAAGAGACAGTATCCTGAACAGTGGTATGAGCGACTCTGCCAAACAGCAAGCGATTGACCAGTTACGTACACAACGCTTCAGCTCAAAGCAGGATCAGCTGCGTGCTGAAACTTTTGAAAGCGTCCATGATCAGGGGCAAAGATTACCCTTTGCGGATTAACTCACTCACCATTTTCATCTGATTGAAACCACCCGGTCCAGGCTGTGGTGGTTTTTTCATGATTATTCCAACTGTGTCACTAAAGGACATTTGTATATTTTTTATTCAGATGCAGTTCGCTGTTCTGATTACTTTTTTTGTTTTCTGTTGTCCTGAAATGATATGGCATCAATCTTTTTTAGTGGAAAAATGCTTGAGCAACAAAACAAAAACAAAATGAATGCGACGAAACAGTGAAATGGAAACTGCCTGCTTTTTCATCGCTATCGCTCAGTTCAGCTGAACGCTGAATGTAATAACAACAATGTATAAAAAAGGATCATTTATCATGAATTCCAGTCTAAGGAAAAATGCTGTCCTGTTATCTCTGATGACCGCAGCAAGTATCGGACTCAGCTCAACTGTACAGGCAGCTCCGGCTGTATTGCAGATCAAGGAAACAGCTAAATCTGATTATTCCCGTACCAAATATCCCATCATCATGACCCACGGCTGGTTAGGCTGGTCACGTATTGGCAACGAGAGTTTCAATATTGATTACTGGTATCAGATACTGCCCGACATGGCTCGCAATGGCGCGACCGTATTTGCAGCCCAGCTGTCTCCTGCCCATACCACTGAATTCCGTGGTGAACAGCTCATTGCCCAGGTCGAAGATGTGATTGCCATTACAGGGAAAAATAAAGTCAATCTGGTCGGGCATTCACACGGCGGTCCAACGGTTCGTTATGTTGCTGCGGTCAAACCTCAGTATGTTGCATCTGTAACCGGTGTCGGGGGGACATTCCGTGG encodes the following:
- the truB gene encoding tRNA pseudouridine(55) synthase TruB, whose protein sequence is MKQSSSRIQRRHLSGVFLLNKPLGISSNAALQRVRWLFRAQKAGHTGALDPLASGLLPVCLGEATKFSHYLLESTKRYQTTVYLGHSTTTGDVEGEKFQEKAVEELTEEKIQAVLNAFTGDISQVPPMYSALKKDGRPLYELARKGIEIEREARPITIESIQLLGFTENSISLDVTCSKGTYIRVLGEDIAQALGTFGHLTYLHRIQTGHFELIQEYTIEYLESLDEAERDALLLPVYAPVDHFLKIQVPEGRAEFFCRGMESNIDHAAQEQVLVFDGEKCLGLAEITDKKRLVPKRVLNL
- a CDS encoding lipase secretion chaperone, yielding MQKNKLWILLIIAVIATGALIYWLAPSSSTGTEQNSPPSEQNLLQQTEEQAASSAQTDPFSSKSQQDTEVNCQMQLDAGNRLIVNEQTRDCFEYFITQMGEKNMDQIQQSFKAYIEKSYKEPALGQIIDLWNRYLQYRQQLGTLKSPGGSQEEPGYYAAIFNDMKNLRKQFFSAYEIEGLFGTEDIYNDYTIERMKVLADKKLSESEKAKKLKALFDDLPEDWKENLEQLNKLEDLRKLTADIKARGGSAEELHQMRTSLVGAEATARLETLDVQRGQWKNNINSYLSERDSILNSGMSDSAKQQAIDQLRTQRFSSKQDQLRAETFESVHDQGQRLPFAD
- a CDS encoding sulfite exporter TauE/SafE family protein, giving the protein MDMEIILSLIFFAFCAGTIDAAVGGGGLIQIPALMGAYPQLAPATLFGTNKLAAVVGTATSAWSFSRKVRFEWKLLIVVGICAMVSAFLGAASVAMIPKSVLQPFVLIMLIVMAVYTLMKKQFGQIHTPQSITPKILLLAGAGSLAIGFYDGLFGPGTGSFFIFYFIRYLRVDFLHAAALAKIGNVMTNLAALSFFIPSGHVLLTVGCIMAVANMLGSVVGVKLALKYGSGFIRILFLILVSVLIVRLSYQMFFSA